One Zeugodacus cucurbitae isolate PBARC_wt_2022May chromosome 3, idZeuCucr1.2, whole genome shotgun sequence genomic region harbors:
- the LOC105216156 gene encoding sodium channel protein Nach, whose translation MTNSSIYLKKIYKKLVREFLQESGIHGLKIFLSTSSIRYAKHLWFIFLTSIIIVTHVIIINLFIKYMDQPTEVRQSTKLVHVANSPFPAVAICSANKISRRKMLRYAEKVYAAQQTLQPDLLAKNVSEMAEHLKLLTGFFLYPLDTYNDNDPRLGQLHNILTSMYNGSDYPTREILFNLSPDCSELIIRGMVFGKSINITQYFEKRSISVGGCCLFNYRRDTYTTNSTRAVFNQANSKVLENVTFESNSILNSVQFVVQSDPSDFWHTEFPSYAFRLYLFLQSDYATVMTNTLGEILVNPKSIVEIPIQPTFYDASGSIRNFSPQLRNCYFEDEGQRVLNKSYYSLDECLLICRMQSMQRYCGCVSPFLAPPLINASVCTLLQLPCLSQWMRVFNQWSYFEYVEQPLRFDKCKQCMPTCDGVDYKFFINYLPLRRAINSDTYTFGLLKGLNSLKPLALVKLYFKQRYAESTYIDVVGDWVVLLNRFGGILSLFYGFSILSYIEVFYFISGKWFVLIYRAWQLAYTAKERRASEALEKRAKRPVYSLYWNELQPKPVMLEKYPKNIK comes from the exons ATGACTAACAGTTCAATCTATTTaaagaaaatctataaaaaattagtGCGAGAATTTTTACAAGAAAGTGGCATACATggcttgaaaatatttctatccACTTCATCGATACGCTATGCGAA ACACCTCTGGTTTATCTTCTTGACCAGCATTATAATCGTCACGCATGTGataattatcaatttatttattaaatatatggatCAACCAACAGAGGTGCGTCAGTCCACGAAACTGGTGCATGTTGCCAATAGTCCATTCCCGGCTGTCGCTATTTGCAGTGCAAATAAGATAAGTCGACGCAAAATGTTGCGCTATGCGGAGAAGGT CTATGCAGCACAGCAAACCCTTCAACCCGATCTACTCGCCAAAAATGTCAGTGAAATGGCTGAGCATTTGAAGCTGCTTACCGGCTTCTTCTTGTACCCCTTAGACACTTATAACGATAATGATCCCCGACTGGGTCAACTACATAATATACTCACGAGCATGTACAATGGCAGCGACTATCCAACACGTGAAATACTTTTCAACTTGTCACCCGACTGTTCCGAGCTTATTATACGTGGCATGGTGTTCggtaaatcaataaatataacaCAGTATTTTGAAAAACGTTCGATATCGGTAGGTGGTTGTTGTCTTTTCAACTATCGGCGCGATACTTACACCACGAATAG CACCAGAGCCGTTTTTAACCAGGCCAATAGCAAGGTATTGGAAAATGTTACATTTGAGTCCAATTCCATATTGAACTCGGTACAATTTGTCGTACAAAGCGATCCGAGTGATTTTTGGCACACCGAATTTCCAAGCTATGCATTTCGT CTTTATTTGTTTCTACAAAGCGATTATGCAACCGTAATGACAAATACATTGGGTGAGATTTTGGTGAACCCTAAATCTATAGTAGAGATTCCGATACAGCCGACATTTTACGACGCCTCGGGTTCTATACGGAATTTCTCGCCTCAGTTAAGGAATTGTTATTTTGAGGATGAAGGGCAACGTGTACTAAATAA ATCCTACTACTCGCTGGATGAATGTCTGCTCATTTGTCGCATGCAGAGTATGCAACGGTATTGTGGTTGTGTCAGCCCCTTCCTCGCGCCACCACTCATAAATGCAAGCGTCTGTACACTATTACAATTGCCCTGCCTCTCCCAATGGATGCGTGTGTTCAATCAATGGTCCTACTTTGAGTATGTCGAACAGCCGCTTAGATTTGATAAGTGCAAACAATGCATGCCGACATGCGATGGTGTTGACTAtaaattctttataaattaCTTACCACTGCGTAGAGCTATCAACAGTGATACGTACACCTTCGGTTTGCT AAAAGGTCTAAATAGTCTCAAGCCATTGGCGCTGGTGAAATTGTACTTCAAGCAGAGGTATGCGGAATCGACATACATAGATGTTGTCGGCGATTGGGTGGTGCTACTGA ACCGTTTCGGTGGTATTCTATCACTTTTCTACGGTTTTAGCATACTAAGTTATATCGAAGTGTTTTACTTCATTAGTGGCAAATGGTTTGTGCTCATATATAGGGCATGGCAGCTGGCGTATACTGCCAAAGAGCGGCGTGCGAGCGAAGCTTTGGAGAAGCGTGCTAAGAGACCCGTTTATTCGTTGTACTGGAATGAGTTGCAGCCAAAACCTGTTATGTTGGAGAAATATCCAAAGAATATTAAGTAG
- the LOC105216155 gene encoding zinc carboxypeptidase A 1 encodes MWQQLGLLVLLGLAAVDNFATAERVRYDNYHVYELQPQNAAQLAVVKELDGSSDTLLFLDAVHYLNKKINVLVAPQRVADLLRVLQSADVPYQLVEENAQKSLDVEEELVADPNRRSGDYTWREYHELDDTYAWLRMLTEKYPEQVSLFVAGKSYEGREILGLKISYSSSRAEEAARATKPGIFIEGGMHAREWISPATTTYIINQLLTSTNADVRKVAESYVWYVVPHSNPDGYVYTHTTNRLWRKTRTPYGNCFGADPNRNWDFHWNEVGSSNNPCSDTYAGPKAFSEVETRTLADYISTLKRQLFLYLSFHSYSQLLLFPYGHTGELPSNYKDLKRVFDVAISAVSNRYGTRYTGGNVYDAIYPAAGASLDWAYGKMGVPYSYCFELRPSGSGFWSGFRLPADQIIPTSEEIMDSMLAMIKEIGTSTKM; translated from the coding sequence ATGTGGCAACAACTGGGACTGCTAGTATTGCTCGGCTTGGCAGCCGTTGACAATTTCGCGACCGCAGAGCGCGTACGCTACGACAACTATCACGTCTACGAACTACAACCGCAGAACGCAGCACAATTGGCTGTCGTTAAAGAACTCGATGGTTCCAGTGATACATTGCTCTTTCTGGACGCAGTacactatttaaataaaaaaatcaatgtgCTGGTGGCGCCGCAACGTGTAGCTGATCTACTGCGTGTACTGCAAAGTGCTGATGTACCATATCAACTGGTTGAAGAGAACGCTCAGAAGAGCTTGGATGTGGAGGAGGAACTTGTGGCTGATCCCAATCGACGTAGCGGTGATTACACTTGGCGGGAGTACCATGAATTGGACGACACATATGCGTGGTTGCGTATGCTAACGGAAAAGTATCCCGAGCAAGTGAGTCTATTTGTAGCGGGCAAGTCGTATGAAGGACGTGAAATACTGGGCTTAAAGATATCCTACAGTAGCAGTCGCGCTGAAGAAGCAGCTCGTGCCACGAAACCCGGTATTTTCATCGAAGGCGGCATGCATGCACGCGAATGGATCAGTCCGGCCACTACCACCTACATCATTAATCAATTACTGACGAGCACCAACGCGGATGTGCGCAAAGTGGCCGAGAGCTACGTGTGGTATGTGGTGCCGCACAGTAATCCAGATGGTTATGTGTATACGCATACCACAAATCGGTTGTGGCGTAAAACACGCACACCATATGGCAACTGCTTCGGCGCAGATCCAAATCGTAATTGGGATTTCCATTGGAATGAGGTGGGCTCGAGCAATAATCCGTGTTCCGATACTTATGCCGGTCCTAAGGCATTCTCGGAGGTCGAAACACGTACTCTAGCCGATTATATTAGCACATTGAAACgacaattgtttttgtatttgtcattCCATTCGTATTCACAACTTTTACTCTTCCCTTATGGACATACTGGCGAGTTGCCATCGAACTATAAGGACTTGAAACGTGTTTTTGATGTGGCCATTTCCGCAGTTTCGAATCGCTATGGCACCAGATACACCGGCGGTAATGTTTATGATGCTATCTATCCGGCTGCAGGCGCTAGCTTAGATTGGGCTTATGGCAAAATGGGAGTACCCTACTCATATTGCTTTGAACTACGTCCTTCGGGTTCTGGGTTTTGGTCTGGTTTTCGTCTACCAGCTGATCAAATTATACCTACTAGTGAGGAGATAATGGATTCTATGTTGGCGATGATCAAGGAAATTGGTACCTCAACAAAAATGTAG
- the LOC105216154 gene encoding zinc carboxypeptidase A 1 produces MSLKIGLITLLCLTVALVTCSAERVRYDNYRVYKVQATDRQGLEVLKQLQDSGDALNFLDDVYKVEKAVNIVVPPHKVPDFLRTLTSHEITYDLLEQNLQNAIDKDYAQVATRATKDRWTKYQTLNDNYNWLIKLPKAYPGVVTLIEGGKSYEKRSILGVKIAYQNGQKQKPGIFLEAGIHAREWIAPATATYIINELLTSNNTEIRDLAENYVWYIFPHANPDGYVYTHTTDRMWRKTRQPYGSCVGADPNRNWDAYWNTVGASSNPCDNRFAGRAPNSEIEVKSLSNYITSLKDKIQLYLSFHSFSQYLLYPNGHTAELPDNVKHYQQVYSATVKAISKRYETVYTGGNIYDAIYPAAGSSVDFAYTKLGIRMAFCFELRPNGSFNGNGMELPAEQIKPTAEELVDGLVAMVAEVKSLGYFGKYLNEEEVYYL; encoded by the coding sequence ATGTCGCTGAAAATCGGTTTAATAACGCTGCTCTGCCTAACAGTGGCATTGGTGACGTGCAGTGCTGAACGCGTACGTTATGACAATTATCGGGTGTACAAGGTGCAAGCAACCGATCGCCAAGGTCTGGAAGTGCTCAAACAACTGCAAGACTCAGGCGATGCGCTAAACTTCTTAGACGACGTGTATAAAGTGGAGAAGGCGGTGAATATTGTAGTTCCGCCACATAAGGTGCCCGATTTTTTGCGCACTTTGACCAGCCATGAGATCACATACGACCTGTTGGAGCAGAACTTGCAAAATGCCATAGACAAAGACTACGCGCAGGTTGCGACACGCGCTACCAAGGATCGTTGGACAAAATATCAAACGTTGAATGACAACTATAACTGGTTGATCAAATTGCCGAAAGCATATCCGGGTGTGGTAACACTAATTGAAGGTGGCAAATCGTATGAGAAACGTTCGATTTTAGGTGTTAAGATCGCCTATCAGAATGGACAAAAGCAGAAACCGGGTATTTTCTTGGAAGCCGGTATACATGCACGCGAATGGATTGCGCCCGCCACAGCAACATATATTATCAACGAGCTGTTGACCAGCAATAATACGGAAATTCGCGATTTAGCAGAGAACTACGTTTGGTACATCTTTCCGCATGCCAATCCTGATGGTTATGTCTACACTCACACTACCGATCGTATGTGGCGTAAGACGCGTCAACCGTACGGCAGTTGCGTCGGCGCAGATCCCAATCGTAATTGGGATGCTTATTGGAATACCGTAGGCGCTAGCAGTAATCCCTGCGATAACAGATTTGCCGGACGTGCACCGAACTCGGAAATTGAAGTCAAATCACTGTCCAACTATATCACATCGTTGAAGGATAAAATCCAATTGTATCTCTCCTTCCACTCATTCTCGCAGTATTTGCTCTATCCTAATGGACATACCGCCGAACTGCCCGATAACGTTAAACACTATCAACAAGTTTACAGTGCGACCGTAAAGGCGATAAGTAAACGTTATGAAACTGTCTACACTGGCGGTAATATTTATGATGCCATTTACCCCGCAGCGGGTTCAAGTGTGGATTTCGCTTACACCAAGTTGGGCATACGCATGGCTTTCTGCTTTGAGTTGCGTCCGAATGGCAGCTTCAATGGTAATGGCATGGAATTGCCCGCCGAACAAATAAAACCAACTGCTGAGGAGCTTGTCGACGGTTTGGTGGCCATGGTGGCGGAAGTCAAGTCTTTGGGTTATTTCGGAAAGTACTTAAATGAAGAAGAAGTGTATTATTTGTAA
- the LOC105216177 gene encoding pickpocket protein 11: MSSSTAFKRSPFKVSHNRVFDIHHQQQQLTVKHKTLLVSPVNTGKNNSKLPQPRKVSRLRQLASFSPVRHWFTENLRNYCNSTSLHGFNYITLKGSTANERHFWIAVVIISIITSIVLVIVSWFWNRETPTVTVIESAHFPTWNIPFPAVTICNFNKISKTKALKLARTLKRPPNVSVEKLLSLFRITMFFNFALNHTEEDFKTFGNILTDNNFTMAQLTQELTPDCMDMISKCVWKGSGSRCDSLFQRVQAVEEVCCSFNYYGRLTNNFPKKIAYQIPKQPYRVTGCGHSTGISVVLNPITDDYFGTYLSSYGFRLLIHDAYNFPDENAETKVVTSGRESFVRINPESTYATNVVRNMDIELRNCLFYNERSLPSMQRYSFVNCMAECRTRYLHDLCGCIPMSLPNNGSFRTCGLSEIYCVLNTREIFSLGLPTKNKTLSIVQNTDKFPCDCLPNCEFNSYPSEITMGLLDMKLVSTSNNINRTVNTDEQILLHVFFSDLMAKRYRKDIFQDWLSSLASFGGLLGLIMGFSIVTAFEFIYFLTFRPIFNYFNDV, encoded by the exons ATGTCCTCTTCGACAGCTTTTAAGCGCTCACCATTTAAAGTGTCGCATAATCGGGTTTTTGATATacatcatcagcagcaacaactaacTGTGAAACATAAAACCTTACTTGTTTCACCAGTCAACACAGGCAAAAATAATTCTAAGCTGCCGCAACCACGCAAAGTTTCACGCCTCCGCCAATTGGCCAGTTTTTCGCCAGTACGTCATTGGTTTACCGAAAATCTGCGCAATTACTGTAATAGCACCTCGCTGCATGGCTTCAACTATATCACTTTGAAAGGCTCCACGGCGAATGAGCGACATTTTTGGATTGCCGTCGTTATCATATCGATTATAACCTCAATTGTTTTGGTGATTGTTTCGTGGTTTTGGAATCGTGAAACACCTACCGTAACCGTGATTGAGAGTGCACATTTTCCCACATGGAATATACCGTTTCCCGCGGTGACCATTTGCAATTTCAATAAGATATCGAAAACGAAGGCGCTGAAGTTGGCGAGGACGCT TAAACGCCCACCAAATGTGTCCGTAGAGAAACTCTTGAGTCTATTTCGCATAACAATGTTTTTCAATTTCGCCTTAAATCACACCGAAGAAGATTTTAAAACCTTCGGTAACATACTCACCGATAACAACTTTACTATGGCTCAATTAACGCAAGAACTTACTCCGGACTGCATGGACATGATCTCGAAATGTGTGTGGAAGGGTTCTGGCTCGCGTTGTGACAGTCTCTTTCAGCGTGTGCAAGCGGTGGAAGAAGTCTGCTGTTCGTTCAACTATTATGGACGTCTGACTAATAATTTTCCAAA AAAAATCGCATATCAAATTCCGAAGCAACCATATCGCGTTACTGGCTGTGGTCACTCCACAGGCATCTCCGTTGTACTCAATCCCATAACGGATGACTACTTCGGCACTTATCTGAGCAGTTACGGTTTTCGTCTGTTAATTCATGATGCGTATAATTTTCCCGATGAAAATGCCGAAACGAAGGTAGTCACTTCGGGTCGTGAAAGTTTCGTACGCATAAATCCCGAATCGACATATGCGACAAATGTTGTGAGAAATATGGATATAGAGCTGCGTAACTGTTTATTTTACAATGAGAGAAGTTTGCCATCAATGCAACGCTACTCATTCGTCAATTGTATGGCTGAGTGTCGTACAAGATATCTGCATGACCTTTGTGGTTGCATACCGATGAGCTTGCCGAATAATGGCAGTTTTCGTACTTGTGGCCTGAGTGAAATATATTGTGTTTTGAATACACGAG AAATTTTCTCACTGGGTttaccaacaaaaaataaaacgctGTCGATTGTACAAAATACGGATAAGTTTCCTTGTGACTGTTTACCCAACTGTGAATTTAACAGTTATCCGTCGGAAATAACTATGGGACTTTTGGATATGAAATTAGTTTCTACGAGTAACAatataaa cCGCACGGTTAATACGGACGAACAAATTCTTCTACATGTTTTCTTCAGCGATTTAATGGCCAAGCGTTATCGCAAGGATATATTTCAAGATTGGTTATCGTCATTAG CATCGTTTGGCGGTCTGCTGGGTTTAATAATGGGTTTCAGTATAGTGACTGctttcgaatttatttattttcttacattCAGaccaatttttaattatttcaatgatGTTTAA
- the LOC114804432 gene encoding pickpocket protein 11-like, with the protein MNRISKTKLNDLLIKDFSAESANLIRPFIPYLLYGSLPVNATSASYRYLHTILSSRNYTHKEFLQKISPDCESQLLRCKIHGQIQPCNALFRRVETQNGFCCAFNFDDVINGNQTAEELNIHNNRFGYKWGLTVLLDPQVEDYYASRNKFAGYQIYARSATDFISINQPNEMVFAGSEIHVHITPGLTQAAAAVKWHDLHLRRCYLPKERKLLIFDVYSQQNCFAECRSRRMVKICGCVPPLWPRAHNWTVCTLLQASCVMSQIDTVMRTIHHSGKDFKLNPKAERYICKCYPKCEFLMYKTDFDAATLDRNYSINAPDFYRGIKLKNHLVVHAFYADMCNDYMRLDVHYQLLNYFGLFGGITGLYMGYSFISGFEIVFFLIVLPLGNLLTRISKRRQATTKQTELKKSQLPMRK; encoded by the exons ATGAATCGTATCTCGAAAACGAAACTCAACGATTTGTTAATAAAGGA TTTCAGTGCCGAAAGCGCCAACCTAATTCGGCCCTTCATTCCATACCTTCTATACGGCTCACTACCGGTAAATGCAACGTCTGCCTCCTACCGTTATTTGCATACGATTCTAAGTAGTAGAAATTATACGCACAAagagtttttacaaaaaatctcaCCCGACTGTGAGAGTCAATTGTTACGTTGTAAAATTCATGGTCAAATACAACCCTGTAACGCGCTTTTTCGCCGCGTGGAAACACAGAATGGCTTTTGTTGTGCCTTTAACTTTGATGACGTCATTAATGGAAATCAAACAGCGGAAGAATTAAATATACACAACAATCGTTTTGGCTATAAGTGGGGTCTGACCGTGCTGCTTGATCCACAGGTGGAGGATTACTATGCGTCTCGAAATAAATTTGCCGGCTATCAGATATACGCACGTTCTGCAACCGATTTCATCAGTATTAATCAACCAAATGAAATGGTATTTGCAGGCAGTGAGATTCATGTTCATATAACACCAGGGCTCACTCAAGCCGCGGCCGCTGTGAAGTGGCATGATCTACACCTGCGTCGTTGCTATTTGCCGAAGGAACGTAAATTGCTTATATTTGATGTTTATTCACAGCAAAATTGTTTTGCGGAATGCCGCAGTCGAAGAATGGTGAAGATCTGCGGTTGTGTGCCTCCATTATGGCCTCGTGCCCACAATTGGACCGTTTGCACTTTGTTGCAGGCGAGCTGTGTGATGTCTCAAATTG ACACAGTTATGAGAACAATTCATCATAGCGGTAAGGATTTTAAACTGAATCCAAAGGCTGAAagatatatttgtaaatgttaCCCAAAATGTGAGTTTTTGATGTATAAAACGGACTTCGATGCCGCAACCTTGGACAGAAACTATTCGATAAATGCTCCAGATTTCTA CCGCGGCATTAAGTTGAAAAATCATTTGGTGGTACATGCGTTCTACGCCGATATGTGTAATGACTATATGCGACTAGATGTTCACTATCagttactaaattattttg gGTTATTCGGCGGCATAACCGGTTTATATATGGGTTACAGTTTCATTTCTGGCTTTGAAATAGTATTCTTCCTCATCGTACTACCGCTGGGTAATCTGCTAACGAGGATAAGTAAGCGACGACAagctacaacaaaacaaacggAATTGAAAAAGAGTCAATTACCCATGAGAAAGTAA